The Panicum virgatum strain AP13 chromosome 6K, P.virgatum_v5, whole genome shotgun sequence nucleotide sequence AGCAGCAGGCAGTAGCAGAACAGAGCAGTTCATATATGAGCAGAGCAGACCAGAGCAGCACAGCTGCACCCGCACCCCCTGTCTACACTGCAGAGGCCCCAATGGGAGGCTAGGAAGAAGACCCAGGCGGGCAGCAGCAGTACGTCCACGACGGGCGGACGGAGGGGCAGAGGCTGCTGGGCGACTTGATTTGACAGACggccggaggaggggcggcaaCGGGCGGACAGCCAGACGGaccgccggccgctgctcgcACGGACGGAGGGCCGAGAAGACGGCGGCAGCGAGGGAGGTGgctgcgacggcggccggcAACAAGCGGACGGCCGCGTGGATGAACGGCTCTGCAACCGGCGGAGATAAGGACGGGCCCCCTCGATCCGCGGCCGGGGATGACGAATTGAGGCCCGGTGGCGGTGGAGATCCCGCGGGGAGGTCGCGACGGCGGAGATCCGCGGGGAGGTGGCCAACGGCGGCCGGCAAATCCATGAAGGGCGCTGGTCCTCCCCCACGGGCGGAAGACGGCGGAAGGGACGGGCCGCGACGAGCGGCGAAGACAGGTGGACGGTCGCGCGGACGGAGGCCCGCGGCCTCCCGACTGGCGGCCGGGAAGAGTGGATCCACCCGCGATGAGCACCGGAGAGGACGGCTGCGGCAGagatcttgctgctgctgctgctggcggcggagatcttgctgctgctgctgctactaagACACAGGACCGACGGGGCGGCGAAACATGCTGCTGCGACATGACTAGGGTACGAAAAAAATATGTTTGGGGCTGAGGAATGCCGCCCCCAGGAACAAGATGAAGCTCCCAGGGGCAGCGCAGCGGTGACGACGAGGGTGGCGGCCGGATCAGGCAACCTAGAGCTCTGATTCCATGTCACGATtgaggagaggaagagagagtgaACTGTGTATTGAGATATGCCCATGCCCAAAGGGCTATATATACAAGAggacaccccaaaccctagactagTACAATGACACTTATACCCTTAACTATTATACTCTAACAAGGGTATAAGGGTAAATGAGTCAAGtgtagtttagtcttttcctattgtctagggtttgggtgctcaTGTACTATATATACCCCATTTGGGGCTATCCAACAGAGATAAGCATTCTCAgtctctcttcctcctcaaaTCGTAACAGCAGGTACCCGGATAGAAGTGTTGGCATATCCCTCACCAATGTCTTCACCAAGGGTCTACCTTCTATGGTCTTCATGGAGTTCAAGTCCAGTCTGAACGTCCGGTTTACAGACGATCAGACTCGGGAGAAGGGGGGGGGGCGGTAAGACATTGTGCCGTGCGTGTGTAGGACCGAGCCTAGGCTCTGTTATGGACAGCGGCTCTCCTGGCCTGATTGGTTATAACAAGGATCCTGATCGGGTTCTGTTTCCATAAGCTCATCTAGGATTCTAGCCTATATATACATGTACCTTGTATCCCTAGTAATCAATCTAATTCCACTGCAATATACTTTGCCTATATAATGTGTTTCTCAATCTTACTTTTTTCGTCCTTTGAAAGCACTTGTAATGTCATCAGGAGTTGGCTTGTCTGTGAATTCAGCTATAAGAACATATTTCTCTTTCCCATTGGGCTCATCAACCCTTCGATAAATCTCATATTTATTTGGATAAGCCATCCTGTAGCAATAAGTCAATttaatttagaatggttaaaaCAAAACAGAAACATTAGTAAGACAGTGTGCTATTTGGAACAACAGAAACTGGTTATATAAACCTTAAAGCTCCCATGATAGGATAGAATGAGCCAGCATAGTAGAGAAGCCGAAATGAATAGCAGGTCTCGAATGATGCAGCATACTTTAGCCTCATGTCTCTTCCCATTGTCTGATCATCACAAGTTATGAAGCCAACTGAATAGTCAATATACTGGTGGCAGTAATAAGATAAGCTCTAATCTCAAAAAAATCACTTACTTGCATTACACCACTTGATCCAGGCATATCCTACAAAATGTAAATTTAGCAATTTAGTTAGCACCCAATAGTGATGCaccatatttttatttatacatTACGAAGACAAACATTTAAATATATATTCCCGAAATATGGACCTATAAATCACTAAGATTGGAAACTGGGAAAAGTTAAATATTAAAGGTGAAAGGGTCCTCATGATTTCTATTTCATCTATGTTAAGAAATTCAATGTCCTGGAAGAGAATCAGAAATTTAGCTCAGTTTCATCATGTCAAAGTATCTTacatactactccctccatcccaaaataagtgttcgtttagaaaatttcagacacatTACCAGTAGTAGAAAATGATCATGCTATTCCTAATTAACTAACTATAGCAGTTGTGATTGAAAACCGCGCTATTTATTTGCTTCCCTAGATAGTAGATACTCaataaatgcaaatgcattGAACCTGAAAAGTACCATATATTAAGCATTTGATTGGCTCCAGGCACTTCACTATACAATTTTTTGTGTAGATGGACTTTGCTACAATATAAAACAAcactctttgtgggacaaaatttgaaggctaaacgaacacttattttgggacggagggagtaaataATAGAGTTTCTTGTCACACAGTCGAACCTGTTTCAACAATGAGGATCTTTTGCTATGTAATGGTATATCTTCAAGAATCGTGAAATCATAATGGCACATTTGCAGTATCGCGAATAGTAATAGTATATCTCTGAAGTGCGATAATTGTAACGGTAACTATCcaaaaaaacagaaaatctTTGAACAATTACATGCAATATCCCTCAAAATAGGCACAATGTATAGATATGATCTCTTCAGATTAGACATGATAGCAATGACGAAAAGTGAGAAATATTTTTGGACAAAACCTTTAGGCGAGGGTTTACAAGAATCACAGGTCTGTCACCAGCAGCATCAGTCATAGCTCTCATATCCTGCAAATTTTCCAAAATGACAATGAAGATCGCAAGGTGGATATTATACAACTAACTAAATAGCACAGAAGGTATGGGATCTTTACATCAATTATGCAGTTTCCAACAGCATTTTGAGGAGCAATGAGGATAAACATATCATCTTGTTTGTCAACCTCGCTAGCACCTGTAGTTTCAGTCAAAACATTACGATACTAAAAAGATCAGGAATCCCAGGCAGACAAATGATGAGAAGAAGAGAACAAGAACTGTGCATATGCTGTGATATCCTTTTGAGCAATAGTTAGTATTTACAAGACTCAACTGTTGAAAAAGTTACTGGAACATTAAAATCTACCATAATAGTATAATGATTATACAAACATGAATGTCAAGATTTTTCTACTAAGAATATTTTTTTCACTGAAGCATTTGGCTCATATTCCTTGTCAGTTCATTTTTATATCAATTGCAGTTCTCTTCAAGATGCAACGGGTGATGATTTAATCTAACAGTAATGATGCTTCGTTTCATTCTTTTGATGCTATTGCTATCTGAAGTATTGTGCAAGTGAGGAACACACCTACTGCTCCAATATTAATGAAGGTACCCTTCGCCCCATAGTCACCCCAGTCCATGAATTCTAAAAATTTTCTGGTTCCTGCCAGTTGAAGTGGGATGCCAGCAAATGCACCTTGCCCCATGGAGCCTTGAACACACACCTGGTATCAAGTGACTAGTCTCATATTTTTGTTGCTGGGGAGAAGGGAAGGAGATGACAAATAATATACATGCATTTGTTCTCCTGCATattcgagagaaaaaaaaaagaagaaaaaatatatacattTGTTGCAATAATCACCTTGACACGTTTTCCATCATCAGCAAAGGATAGAGAAAGTTCTCTTACAAGTTCCATAAGGGTACCTATGCGGTAAACATCCTGCCAATAAAAAAGATTTGGTTGAAGTTAAAATCAGGAGTGTTTTCTGATGGTCGTCAcaaaatatatatgtataagCACGTGCACTCTTACCATTTCAGGGTTAAGTTCAGGAATGTTGATGTCTATCTGCATGTGTGGAGAAATGAGGACAGAGATCAGCATATCTCAGTTTATTCATAAATAGTAGGTAACTGAACTGGAAAATATTATTCAATTGTACAGCTAGATAAATCGAGCACATGAAAGCTCACATATTTTAATAGTAATAATACAAGGTGCCTAAACTATGTCCTGTGCTTCCAATATTTTAAAGAAATTAACATAAATTGAATTTGAAAGATAAGATGCAACCAGCAACCGAGTCTTTTTGTCTTCAATAGCACGTTTTGTAGCATGTAATACATCATCGTAGAAGTATTTCCTAATTTCCCTGGAATGTGGAATGTTATTCAATCTTGTCGGAATTCCACGCCACTCCTGGGTCACAACCATTAAAAGTACATGAATGACACAGATAGAAGCCTTTGTACATCACTTTCAAAATTCTTGCATAAGATGAAACAATTATCTAGTGCATACATTTTTTGAACCTGTATCCACAAAATCAGATGGTCTTCCTGTCAAATAAAAAGGCTTGATCATTTTTATGTATGATAGGAGCATATTTCAATGTAActgttaaaaaataaaaaaaataatgagaACTGAAAAACGCTTAATTTATATAACTATCAAAACTCCCAGTGATTTATGGGTTCGAGAAAAGAATCAAATTTTAAAGTACAGTGGCTAAGTGGCTAGAGATGTTGCCAAATCTGCTGCCTTTTCATTTCTTATCCTTTTCATATTATTTTCTGATTCACTAGAAGTGAAGAACCAACTGCATATTTTGTCTTGTTAGGATGCCCTACCTAGATGGATCTCCCTAGAAATACCTTTTCTCGAACGTCCCTAGAAATACCTTAAGACTGAAGAGATGAACCTGGTCGCGCGGTGCTGGTCCATTTTGTTCTCACAGCCATCCCCATCTATCTTTTGATCGCACTCAAAGTCCCCAAATGGTTGATCCATGCCATAGACAAAATCAGGATAGGTTTTCTTTGGAAAGGACGGAAGTTTAGTGAATGGTGGCTGCTGCTTAGTAGCTTGGGAGAAAGTCACAAGGCCTTTTGATCTTGGAGGGCTGGGGATTCACAATTTGGAGGTCATGTGCTGGGCGCTTCAAATGCGCTGGCTATGGATCGAAAGAACCAAACACCTACATCAATGGAAGTTTGAAAGCTCAGGTATTTTTCCTTCAAGTTCAGCCTATAGAGCTGTCTTTGTCGGAGCCTTGCAGTTTGAACCATGGAAAAGATTGTGGAAGGCTTGGGCTCCTAACAAATGCAAGACCTTTGTGTGGCTTGCTATCCGCAATCGCTGTTGGACAGCTGATCGGTTGCAAAAAAGGGGAGTTCCGCACCCTGATCACTGTCCCCTCTGCGACCAAGAGGATGAAACCGCCCAACATTTGCTCACCTCTTGCGTCTTCGCCCAGCAACTATGGTTCCACATCTTGCAGCCTTTGAACCTAACTAGTTCGGTGCCTAGTCGTCAAACTTTATCCTTTGCAGATTGGTGGAGGAAATCAGCAAGGAGAGTACAAAAGCAGCACAGAAAGGGCTTCAACTCCCTTGTCATTCTTGGTGCATGGATCCTCTGGAAACACAAGAATGCCTGTGTGTTCGATGGATTTGCTTCGAGCATCCCGACCGCTCTACAGGCCCTTCAAAAACGAATCTCATTTGAGGATTATAGGGGGACCTAAAGGCAGTGATGAATCTAGGATTTCTAGTTACGGTGGTCCAATAAACAAATTTTTAGATATATTAGTGAATAAGTCAATTTAATATTACACAAATATATAATTTCTAACTTTTTGTCTTCTGAATTCAATTATCAATTGATGTATATAAGAAAACAATTAGTATTGTATATAAGATAACAATTAGTAACTACTTTTCTGTGAGTAATAAATAAGGATATATAAGAGAAAATATAAGGATTAGAGTGCTTGGGCCAAATCTTAGG carries:
- the LOC120712040 gene encoding probable adenylate kinase 5, chloroplastic isoform X4 gives rise to the protein MRRFLPDLLHVLTIHLRRLNRVLIHTSKILKLFFLHTQMCLSRIQIDGNRPVEVIFQEIDSLLQKICENTSANKLTQTNGRPSDFVDTGSKNEWRGIPTRLNNIPHSREIRKYFYDDVLHATKRAIEDKKTRLLIDINIPELNPEMDVYRIGTLMELVRELSLSFADDGKRVKVCVQGSMGQGAFAGIPLQLAGTRKFLEFMDWGDYGAKGTFINIGAVGASEVDKQDDMFILIAPQNAVGNCIIDDMRAMTDAAGDRPVILVNPRLKDMPGSSGVMQRHEAKVCCIIRDLLFISASLLCWLILSYHGSFKDGLSK
- the LOC120712040 gene encoding probable adenylate kinase 5, chloroplastic isoform X3, encoding MRRFLPDLLHVLTIHLRRLNRVLIHTSKILKLFFLHTQMCLSRIQIDGNRPVEVIFQEIDSLLQKICENTSANKLTQTNGRPSDFVDTGSKNEWRGIPTRLNNIPHSREIRKYFYDDVLHATKRAIEDKKTRLLIDINIPELNPEMDVYRIGTLMELVRELSLSFADDGKRVKVCVQGSMGQGAFAGIPLQLAGTRKFLEFMDWGDYGAKGTFINIGAVGASEVDKQDDMFILIAPQNAVGNCIIDDMRAMTDAAGDRPVILVNPRLKDMPGSSGVMQTMGRDMRLKYAASFETCYSFRLLYYAGSFYPIMGALRMAYPNKYEIYRRVDEPNGKEKYVLIAEFTDKPTPDDITSAFKGRKKDEEKASSGFWGFLSGIL
- the LOC120712040 gene encoding probable adenylate kinase 5, chloroplastic isoform X2, yielding MRRFLPDLLHVLTIHLRRLNRVLIHTSKILKLFFLHTQMCLSRIQIDGNRPVEVIFQEIDSLLQKICENTSANKLTQTNGRPSDFVDTGSKNEWRGIPTRLNNIPHSREIRKYFYDDVLHATKRAIEDKKTRLLIDINIPELNPEMDVYRIGTLMELVRELSLSFADDGKRVKVCVQGSMGQGAFAGIPLQLAGTRKFLEFMDWGDYGAKGTFINIGAVGASEVDKQDDMFILIAPQNAVGNCIIDDMRAMTDAAGDRPVILVNPRLKDMPGSSGVMQTMGRDMRLKYAASFETCYSFRLLYYAGSFYPIMGALRMAYPNKYEIYRRVDEPNGKEKYVLIAEFTDKPTPDDITSAFKGRKKDEEKASSGFWYIYTRSSMHYLPSYG
- the LOC120712040 gene encoding probable adenylate kinase 5, chloroplastic isoform X1; this translates as MRRFLPDLLHVLTIHLRRLNRVLIHTSKILKLFFLHTQMCLSRIQIDGNRPVEVIFQEIDSLLQKICENTSANKLTQTNGRPSDFVDTGSKNEWRGIPTRLNNIPHSREIRKYFYDDVLHATKRAIEDKKTRLLIDINIPELNPEMDVYRIGTLMELVRELSLSFADDGKRVKVCVQGSMGQGAFAGIPLQLAGTRKFLEFMDWGDYGAKGTFINIGAVGASEVDKQDDMFILIAPQNAVGNCIIDDMRAMTDAAGDRPVILVNPRLKDMPGSSGVMQTMGRDMRLKYAASFETCYSFRLLYYAGSFYPIMGALRMAYPNKYEIYRRVDEPNGKEKYVLIAEFTDKPTPDDITSAFKGRKKNAATLTIIFHLLLSNNLRIRVLVYFNVISHEAHSFTGHAHQ